A section of the Flavobacterium ardleyense genome encodes:
- a CDS encoding response regulator: protein MKTINTICIIDDDPIFRFGTKKLMEKVQASLNFLIYKNGKEAFEDIIYKLKSNTNIPDVILLDLNMPIMDGWQFLDEFATIANTERIPIYIVSSSVDSRDIEKAKNYEIVNDYIIKPFSLSVIHDLLLELQRNID, encoded by the coding sequence ATGAAAACAATTAATACAATTTGCATTATTGATGATGATCCAATCTTTAGATTCGGGACAAAAAAGTTAATGGAAAAAGTGCAGGCATCTCTCAATTTTCTAATTTATAAAAATGGAAAAGAAGCATTTGAAGACATAATTTATAAATTAAAGTCAAATACGAATATTCCGGATGTAATTTTACTCGATTTGAATATGCCAATTATGGATGGATGGCAGTTTCTGGATGAATTTGCAACTATTGCAAATACCGAGAGAATTCCGATCTATATCGTCAGCTCTTCAGTGGATAGTCGCGATATTGAGAAAGCTAAGAATTATGAAATTGTAAATGATTATATCATAAAACCATTTTCATTGTCGGTCATACATGATCTTTTACTTGAATTGCAGCGCAATATTGACTAA